AGACAATCGCTCCAGCTTTGCAGAAGCAGTTCAACTACTCTTCTGCTATGGAGATTCCTGTATTGAAGAAGATTGTTATCAACCAGGGTCTCGGTGATGCTACACAGGACAAGAAAATTGTTGATGTAGCTATTAATGAGATTACAGCAATTACAGGTCAGAAGGCTGTTGCTACATATTCTAAAAAGGATATCGCAAACTTCAAACTTCGTAAGAAGATGCCTATCGGTGTTATGGTTACATTGCGTCGTGAGCGTATGTATGAGTTCTTGGAGAAGCTCGTTCGTGTTTCTCTTCCTCGTATCCGTGACTTCAAGGGTATTGAAAGCAAGTTTGATGGTCGTGGTAATTACACTTTGGGTATTACTGAGCAGATCATCTTCCCTGAG
This is a stretch of genomic DNA from Segatella hominis. It encodes these proteins:
- the rplE gene encoding 50S ribosomal protein L5, with amino-acid sequence MDTAQLKKVYKETIAPALQKQFNYSSAMEIPVLKKIVINQGLGDATQDKKIVDVAINEITAITGQKAVATYSKKDIANFKLRKKMPIGVMVTLRRERMYEFLEKLVRVSLPRIRDFKGIESKFDGRGNYTLGITEQIIFPEINIDEIDRIQGMNITFVTTAKTDEEGFALLKAFGLPFKNANKD